One region of Pseudomonas sp. B21-040 genomic DNA includes:
- a CDS encoding arylsulfatase — MQNLSDRFKLSVAFAALMSLNGLAHAAQTEKTNILFIVSDDTGYGDLGPYGGGVGRGMPTPSIDELAAEGVTFYSFYAQPSCTPGRAAMQTGRIPNRSGMTTVAFQGQGGGLPAAEWTLASVLKTGGYDTYFTGKWHLGEADYALPNAQGYDVMKYVGLYHLNAYTYADPTWFPDMDPETRAMFEKVTKGALSGKAGEKPVEEFKINGQYVDTPVVDGKPGVVGIPFFDNYVEKAALEFLDTAAKSDKPFFININFMKVHQPNLPAPEFIHKSMSKSKYADSVVELDTHIGRIMDKLKALGMDKNTLVVYTTDNGAWQDVYPDAGYTPFRGTKGTVREGGNRVPAIAVWPDKIKPDTKNHEILGGLDLMATFASVAGVKLPEKDREGQPIIFDSYDMTPVLTGKGPSPRKEWFYFTENELSPGAARVGNYKAVFNLRGDDGAQTGGLAVDSNLGWKGAVKYVATVPQVFDLWQDPQERYDLFMNNFTERTWTMVPISQAISKLMQTYVKYPPRKMQSMTYDGPIELSQYQKFQSVREELQKEGINLPMPAGN, encoded by the coding sequence ATGCAAAACCTATCGGATCGCTTCAAGTTGTCTGTCGCATTCGCCGCACTTATGTCACTGAACGGACTCGCCCACGCCGCTCAAACGGAAAAAACCAACATCCTGTTTATCGTCTCCGACGACACCGGTTACGGCGACCTCGGCCCCTATGGCGGTGGTGTCGGCCGGGGCATGCCGACGCCCAGCATCGATGAGCTGGCGGCAGAAGGCGTCACCTTTTACTCCTTTTATGCGCAACCCAGTTGCACGCCTGGCCGGGCAGCCATGCAAACCGGGCGCATCCCCAACCGTAGCGGCATGACCACCGTGGCCTTCCAGGGCCAGGGCGGCGGCTTGCCTGCCGCCGAATGGACGCTGGCATCGGTGCTGAAAACCGGTGGCTACGACACCTATTTCACCGGCAAATGGCACTTGGGTGAAGCCGACTATGCCCTGCCCAATGCACAAGGCTATGACGTGATGAAATACGTCGGCCTGTATCACCTCAATGCCTACACCTACGCCGACCCTACCTGGTTCCCCGACATGGACCCGGAAACCCGCGCGATGTTTGAAAAGGTGACCAAGGGCGCGTTGTCCGGCAAGGCGGGCGAAAAACCGGTCGAAGAATTCAAGATCAACGGCCAGTACGTCGACACGCCCGTCGTGGATGGCAAACCCGGCGTGGTCGGCATTCCGTTCTTTGACAACTATGTGGAAAAAGCCGCACTGGAGTTTCTCGACACCGCGGCCAAGTCGGACAAGCCGTTTTTCATCAACATCAACTTCATGAAAGTGCACCAGCCGAACTTGCCAGCACCGGAGTTCATTCATAAGTCCATGTCCAAGTCCAAGTACGCCGACTCTGTGGTCGAGCTCGATACCCACATCGGTCGCATCATGGACAAGCTCAAGGCACTCGGCATGGATAAGAACACGCTGGTGGTTTACACCACGGACAACGGGGCCTGGCAGGATGTTTATCCGGATGCCGGCTACACCCCGTTCCGCGGGACCAAAGGTACCGTGCGTGAGGGCGGTAACCGGGTACCGGCCATTGCCGTCTGGCCAGACAAGATCAAGCCGGACACGAAAAATCACGAGATTCTCGGTGGCCTGGATTTGATGGCGACATTCGCTTCTGTTGCCGGCGTGAAGCTGCCCGAGAAAGATCGCGAGGGTCAGCCGATCATCTTCGACAGTTACGACATGACGCCAGTTCTCACCGGCAAAGGCCCCTCTCCACGCAAAGAGTGGTTCTACTTCACCGAGAACGAATTGTCCCCGGGTGCGGCCCGTGTTGGAAACTATAAGGCCGTGTTCAACCTGCGGGGCGATGATGGCGCGCAAACCGGTGGTCTGGCGGTGGACTCCAACCTGGGCTGGAAAGGCGCCGTAAAATATGTGGCCACGGTGCCGCAAGTCTTTGACTTGTGGCAAGACCCGCAAGAGCGCTATGACCTGTTCATGAACAACTTTACTGAGCGTACCTGGACGATGGTGCCGATCAGCCAGGCGATATCCAAGCTCATGCAGACCTATGTCAAATACCCACCTCGCAAGATGCAAAGCATGACCTATGACGGACCGATCGAGTTGTCCCAGTATCAAAAATTCCAGTCGGTTCGCGAGGAATTGCAGAAAGAAGGCATTAACCTGCCAATGCCAGCCGGCAACTAG
- a CDS encoding ChaN family lipoprotein, giving the protein MRLLLLCLFSLLAACQSHHVSPPPAPIAPQGRDHADLGAIRELATGRTLTPQELVERLAVAPRVLVGEQHDNPDHHALQLWLLRELAIQRPQGSLLMEMLNPDQQTRVDAAQTATRAGQPPADAFKALAWQANWDWSVYGALVTYALRQPYPLLAANLDRAQIMQIYQQRPALTGTASTTKAVQATLLANIRESHCGLLAEAQMPAMLAVQQQRDRRMAEHLMAAPTPALLLAGAFHVRKDLGVPLHLTDLGAGEGNAVLILAEAGKTVTVEQADYVWYSAAQPEQDYCATLRR; this is encoded by the coding sequence ATGCGGCTTCTGTTGCTCTGCCTGTTCAGCCTGCTGGCTGCCTGCCAATCCCATCACGTCTCGCCGCCCCCGGCGCCCATCGCCCCGCAAGGACGGGACCATGCCGACCTTGGCGCCATCCGCGAACTCGCCACCGGTCGAACGCTGACACCACAGGAACTGGTCGAACGTCTCGCCGTTGCGCCGCGTGTGCTGGTCGGCGAACAGCATGACAATCCGGATCACCACGCCCTGCAATTGTGGCTGTTGCGTGAGCTGGCGATTCAACGCCCTCAGGGCAGCCTGCTGATGGAAATGCTCAATCCCGATCAGCAAACCAGGGTCGACGCGGCGCAAACCGCCACCCGTGCCGGGCAACCACCGGCCGACGCGTTCAAGGCGCTGGCCTGGCAGGCCAATTGGGACTGGAGTGTCTACGGCGCGCTGGTCACTTACGCGCTGCGCCAACCCTATCCGCTGCTGGCGGCCAACCTGGACAGGGCGCAAATCATGCAAATCTACCAACAGCGCCCGGCACTCACGGGTACAGCGTCCACCACGAAAGCCGTGCAAGCCACCTTGCTGGCGAATATCAGAGAGTCCCATTGCGGATTGCTGGCTGAAGCGCAAATGCCCGCGATGCTCGCCGTGCAACAGCAGCGTGACCGACGCATGGCCGAACACCTGATGGCTGCACCGACACCGGCGCTGTTACTGGCCGGGGCTTTCCATGTGCGCAAGGATCTGGGCGTGCCACTGCACCTGACGGACCTCGGCGCTGGCGAAGGCAACGCGGTGCTGATCCTGGCTGAGGCGGGCAAGACGGTGACCGTCGAGCAAGCGGATTACGTGTGGTATAGCGCTGCACAACCGGAACAGGACTATTGCGCGACGTTGCGCCGTTGA
- a CDS encoding LysR family transcriptional regulator: MTPRRLRQFLALIEHAHFGRAAKALGVSQPALSKSIQLLENELGVTLFDRRTEGVVLTAFGQLLREKSQRLLMAQEDLVRDMALLTGGDIGALKVALGPYPSISSGYASIARLHARHPHIKVTAHVAGWRDVALQVATGAVDLGIAEISTLQGREEFTCELVGEHEGRLFCRPGHPLLTQKRSLKLAQTLDYPWVASRIPLRVASHLLPATLGCAGTYDAVNGDFVPAIEIDVPMQITAFVENSNALALGNLSSFEQAFRTGELVPLPLQDLALRTHYGFIYLKSRSLPPVVELYMREVRAMEEELRQRESLLAKI; this comes from the coding sequence ATGACACCACGCCGTCTGCGCCAGTTTTTGGCATTGATCGAACATGCCCACTTTGGTCGGGCCGCCAAGGCGTTAGGGGTTTCGCAGCCGGCGCTGAGCAAAAGCATCCAGTTGCTGGAGAATGAACTCGGGGTCACGTTGTTCGACCGGCGCACGGAAGGCGTCGTGTTGACGGCGTTTGGTCAGTTGCTTCGGGAAAAGAGCCAGCGCCTGTTGATGGCGCAAGAGGATCTGGTTCGCGACATGGCCTTGCTGACAGGTGGCGATATCGGTGCGTTGAAAGTTGCGCTGGGCCCCTACCCCAGCATCAGCAGCGGGTATGCCAGCATCGCCCGATTGCATGCGCGGCATCCACACATCAAAGTCACGGCCCATGTCGCGGGCTGGCGTGACGTGGCCCTTCAGGTTGCCACCGGGGCGGTGGACCTGGGGATCGCCGAAATCAGTACGTTGCAAGGCCGGGAAGAATTCACCTGTGAACTGGTGGGTGAACATGAGGGGCGCCTGTTTTGCCGCCCCGGGCATCCGTTGCTCACGCAAAAGCGTTCGTTGAAGTTGGCGCAAACACTCGATTACCCGTGGGTGGCCTCGCGTATCCCGTTGCGGGTCGCCAGCCATTTACTGCCCGCCACATTGGGCTGCGCCGGCACTTATGACGCAGTGAATGGCGATTTTGTACCGGCCATTGAAATAGATGTGCCGATGCAAATTACGGCGTTCGTAGAGAACAGTAATGCCTTGGCCTTAGGCAACTTATCAAGCTTTGAACAGGCGTTCAGGACGGGGGAATTAGTACCCTTGCCCCTCCAGGACCTCGCACTACGCACCCATTACGGTTTCATCTACCTCAAGTCGCGCTCGCTACCTCCCGTTGTAGAGCTTTACATGAGGGAAGTGAGGGCGATGGAAGAAGAACTTCGTCAGCGTGAAAGCCTTTTAGCCAAGATATAG
- a CDS encoding GFA family protein yields the protein MDRFTGGCLCGNVRIVASGRPYRVGLCHCLDCRKHHGALFHASAIFPQESVTIEGETRDYAGRFFCPRCGSSVFARTADEVEVNLGSLDAPDQLTPTYESWTVRRESWLPVFALTRRYEHDRETAGRFEG from the coding sequence ATGGACCGATTCACCGGTGGTTGCCTGTGCGGCAACGTCAGGATTGTGGCTTCAGGGCGCCCATACCGCGTGGGCCTTTGTCACTGCCTCGATTGCCGCAAGCATCATGGGGCGCTTTTTCATGCATCCGCGATATTTCCTCAGGAGTCTGTGACGATCGAGGGCGAAACGCGCGATTACGCCGGGAGGTTTTTCTGCCCTCGCTGCGGTTCGTCGGTTTTCGCCCGCACCGCCGACGAGGTCGAAGTCAACCTGGGTTCCCTGGATGCCCCTGACCAACTGACGCCAACCTACGAAAGCTGGACCGTTCGGCGCGAGTCCTGGTTGCCGGTGTTTGCGCTTACGCGGCGATATGAGCACGACCGTGAGACCGCCGGGCGTTTCGAGGGGTAG